Proteins found in one Agaribacterium sp. ZY112 genomic segment:
- a CDS encoding M56 family metallopeptidase: MLFIVLFVLQAHLPKVVLPFMPAAKVSIVMLWHQPWPIYFSLYFIPMFTLVFLWLGDLYQARRVVKKASLINKSEAEKLLPVKFGFISFIETKEINTPAVWGAMKPLILLPRTWRTWDKDRLERILLHELAHVHRRDWLWRQLTYFIRAVFWFLPPAWILLDRIKKNAELSADDQVIEQLSCRSAYAEDILFMVVEQKTPQQLVALDQSFLHQRLSNVLDGGRDRSGFSFRGKVVSIIGLFLLLSLLFSLHITEYQRPVLVYKAPDLTLTSFRSVENKNEKKEGELHSLDVIKRSVYEQLTVMPQSWSAVSSVDSDVVEAVLPKVGFVNQDRSLDYDLSESIEADNISIELSGFLADDMLVPRYPLKALRRSQEAEIKVIFDIDVDGLAKNIRFEEENKNHVFNKEVKKALENSRFSVRYLNGEPVRISRAREVYKFKIN; this comes from the coding sequence TTGCTTTTTATCGTTTTATTTGTTTTACAGGCTCATCTTCCAAAGGTTGTTTTACCGTTTATGCCGGCAGCCAAGGTAAGTATCGTTATGTTATGGCATCAACCTTGGCCAATCTATTTTTCACTATATTTTATTCCTATGTTTACTTTAGTATTTTTGTGGCTGGGAGATCTTTATCAGGCAAGACGGGTCGTTAAAAAAGCAAGTTTAATCAATAAGAGTGAGGCTGAAAAATTACTGCCTGTAAAGTTTGGATTTATTAGCTTTATAGAAACTAAAGAGATTAATACCCCTGCTGTTTGGGGGGCGATGAAACCACTTATATTATTACCCCGTACTTGGCGCACTTGGGATAAGGATAGGTTGGAGCGTATTTTGTTGCACGAGTTGGCTCATGTGCATCGCAGGGATTGGTTGTGGCGTCAGCTAACGTATTTTATACGTGCAGTGTTTTGGTTTTTACCACCAGCTTGGATTTTATTAGATCGTATTAAAAAGAATGCAGAGCTCAGTGCAGATGATCAAGTAATAGAGCAGCTATCATGTCGAAGCGCTTATGCCGAAGACATCTTGTTTATGGTCGTAGAGCAGAAAACACCACAGCAGTTAGTTGCATTAGACCAGAGCTTTTTACACCAGAGGTTGTCAAATGTACTCGATGGAGGAAGGGACAGAAGCGGATTTAGTTTTAGGGGTAAGGTGGTCTCTATTATTGGTCTTTTTTTATTGTTGTCCCTGTTATTTAGTTTGCACATTACTGAGTATCAGAGGCCGGTATTAGTTTATAAAGCGCCAGATTTAACCTTGACTTCCTTCAGATCTGTAGAGAATAAAAACGAAAAAAAGGAAGGTGAGCTTCATAGTCTAGACGTGATAAAGCGATCGGTTTATGAACAATTAACAGTCATGCCTCAATCATGGAGCGCAGTATCAAGTGTTGACTCTGACGTTGTTGAGGCTGTGTTACCTAAGGTTGGTTTTGTTAATCAAGACCGATCTTTAGACTACGACTTATCTGAGAGTATTGAAGCCGATAATATTTCAATAGAACTTAGTGGTTTTTTGGCTGATGACATGTTGGTGCCTCGATATCCGTTAAAAGCTTTACGTCGCTCACAGGAAGCCGAGATCAAAGTTATATTTGATATCGATGTTGACGGATTGGCAAAGAATATTAGATTTGAAGAGGAAAATAAAAATCATGTATTTAATAAGGAGGTTAAAAAAGCTTTAGAAAATAGCCGGTTTTCAGTTCGTTATTTGAATGGGGAGCCGGTGAGAATATCCCGAGCTAGGGAAGTTTATAAGTTTAAAATAAATTAA
- a CDS encoding energy transducer TonB: MSQAIRNNNVLTHMSSVLVPLVAAAVMTLLLFYIMYILVRTEPVDIVDVVAPILPAVVLDERDSVDPKYDSIVRPEPIEEPPEMLDPPQENMVGEGVEIPTLNLPKETFETTLRIGVAQHPVPRAMVQPRYPQKAIRRNLEGWVLLQFDVNKRGEPENIQVVSSQPEGIFDSAAKNAVSRWRYQPLVDDEGQPATFRAMRKRITFKLDK; the protein is encoded by the coding sequence ATGAGCCAGGCAATAAGAAATAACAATGTATTAACGCACATGTCATCGGTGCTAGTTCCTTTAGTCGCTGCAGCCGTTATGACACTGCTTCTATTTTATATTATGTATATATTGGTTCGTACAGAACCTGTCGATATTGTTGATGTGGTAGCACCGATACTACCGGCGGTTGTGCTTGATGAGCGAGATAGTGTAGACCCTAAATACGATTCGATTGTACGCCCAGAGCCAATCGAAGAGCCCCCTGAGATGCTTGATCCTCCTCAGGAGAATATGGTAGGGGAAGGGGTAGAGATTCCTACCTTGAATTTGCCTAAAGAAACGTTTGAAACCACATTAAGAATCGGTGTGGCTCAACATCCAGTACCTCGAGCGATGGTTCAGCCTAGGTATCCACAAAAAGCCATTAGACGTAATTTAGAAGGTTGGGTTTTGCTGCAATTTGATGTTAATAAGCGCGGAGAGCCTGAAAATATTCAAGTTGTGAGCTCACAGCCTGAGGGTATCTTTGATAGTGCTGCCAAAAACGCTGTATCGCGCTGGCGCTATCAGCCTTTGGTTGATGATGAGGGACAACCAGCCACATTTAGAGCCATGAGAAAGCGTATAACTTTCAAGCTTGATAAATAG
- the lipA gene encoding lipoyl synthase, whose translation MSEESKTPVKRTRRLQQGEKLRDADKVERIPVKVIASDEVLRKPDWIRIRVSNSPEVDRIKKLLRKNKLATVCEEANCPNLSECFGGGTATFMIMGEICTRRCPFCDVGHGKPNPLDADEPKNLAEAIADMKLKYVVITSVDRDDLRDGGAEHFAECIRHARELCPDLEIEILTPDFRGRMDIALDILEKDAPDVFNHNLETVPRLYRQSRPGANYKWSLELLQKYKQRRPDVLTKSGLMVGLGETKEEILDVMRDMREHDIDMLTIGQYLQPSKDHLPVERYVTPEEFDEYTALAEELGFKHAACGPLVRSSYHADKQAHGEEVK comes from the coding sequence ATGTCTGAAGAAAGTAAAACACCCGTCAAACGCACACGTCGCTTACAGCAAGGTGAAAAACTTCGCGATGCCGATAAAGTTGAGCGTATCCCAGTAAAAGTCATCGCCAGCGATGAGGTTTTACGCAAGCCAGATTGGATTCGTATTCGAGTGAGTAATTCACCCGAAGTCGATCGCATTAAAAAACTGCTGCGTAAAAATAAACTTGCGACAGTCTGTGAAGAAGCCAACTGCCCGAACTTAAGTGAATGTTTTGGTGGTGGTACCGCGACCTTTATGATCATGGGTGAGATATGCACCCGCCGCTGTCCTTTTTGTGATGTTGGCCACGGTAAGCCAAACCCACTTGATGCGGATGAGCCTAAAAACTTGGCTGAAGCGATTGCTGACATGAAGCTTAAGTACGTGGTTATTACCTCTGTTGATAGAGATGATTTGCGTGATGGCGGTGCGGAGCACTTTGCTGAATGTATTCGCCATGCCCGAGAGTTGTGCCCAGATTTAGAAATCGAAATATTAACGCCGGATTTCCGTGGCCGCATGGATATTGCTTTGGATATTCTTGAAAAAGACGCGCCCGATGTCTTTAACCACAACCTGGAAACCGTGCCACGTCTCTATCGACAAAGCCGCCCCGGTGCTAATTACAAATGGTCTCTTGAGCTTCTACAAAAATACAAGCAGCGCCGCCCTGACGTATTAACAAAAAGTGGCTTGATGGTAGGCCTTGGTGAAACCAAAGAAGAAATTCTTGATGTTATGCGCGATATGCGTGAGCACGACATCGACATGCTCACTATTGGTCAATACCTACAACCATCTAAAGACCACTTACCTGTCGAGCGTTACGTTACACCCGAAGAGTTTGATGAATACACAGCCTTAGCCGAAGAGCTCGGTTTTAAACACGCAGCCTGTGGCCCACTTGTTCGCTCTTCATATCATGCGGATAAACAAGCTCATGGTGAAGAAGTCAAATAA
- a CDS encoding LysR family transcriptional regulator translates to MEKQEEASHKRDNLGANYMKWNYDDIALFISIANNGSFSAAARQLNIPSSTVSRRLAQLEEALNVRLLERSSRKMKLTSAGQQLLDGAEQSVLTIREQTEALVRSQQNIEGHIHLSAPVFMAQEVLSEWLSDFALKHPSIRIQFSLDNELQDLIEEGIDLAVRIGPLRDSNYIAQFLGSSSYWLCASPKFLAKQEQTTTEQLLALPFVNFKRKHELHIKNNTGFSERLGTHTLYSSNDITVLRQAAIKGLGLCCLPDFAVNKYVAKGELVRLLSEYSIEPIRDIYAVYPSRKQQSLSTRLLIDYLKERYRSCQPIL, encoded by the coding sequence ATGGAAAAACAAGAGGAAGCATCCCATAAACGGGATAATCTAGGCGCTAATTATATGAAATGGAACTATGACGACATTGCCCTTTTTATCAGCATTGCCAACAATGGCAGTTTTAGCGCTGCTGCACGCCAGCTAAACATCCCCAGTAGTACCGTCAGCCGCCGCTTAGCCCAACTAGAAGAAGCCCTAAACGTTCGCTTATTAGAGCGCAGCTCTCGCAAAATGAAATTAACCTCAGCGGGGCAACAACTGCTCGATGGCGCCGAGCAATCTGTTCTAACTATTCGCGAGCAAACTGAAGCCTTAGTACGTAGCCAACAAAATATTGAAGGCCATATTCACCTCAGCGCACCGGTATTTATGGCTCAAGAAGTATTAAGTGAGTGGTTAAGTGATTTTGCCTTAAAGCACCCAAGCATAAGAATCCAGTTCAGTTTAGATAACGAGCTTCAGGATTTAATCGAAGAAGGTATCGATTTAGCAGTGCGTATTGGCCCTTTACGTGATAGCAATTACATAGCGCAGTTTCTGGGTAGTAGCTCTTATTGGCTCTGCGCTAGCCCCAAGTTCTTAGCGAAACAAGAACAAACAACAACCGAACAATTACTGGCGCTGCCTTTTGTTAATTTTAAGCGCAAGCACGAGCTACACATTAAAAACAACACTGGCTTTTCAGAAAGGCTGGGCACCCATACCCTTTATAGCAGCAACGATATAACCGTGCTAAGGCAAGCGGCAATTAAAGGCCTTGGTTTATGCTGTCTTCCCGACTTTGCTGTTAATAAATACGTGGCCAAAGGTGAGCTAGTGCGTTTACTTAGCGAATACTCTATCGAACCCATACGTGACATATACGCTGTTTACCCTAGTAGAAAGCAGCAGTCTTTAAGCACGCGTTTGTTGATTGATTATTTGAAAGAGCGCTATAGAAGTTGCCAGCCGATACTTTAG
- a CDS encoding BlaI/MecI/CopY family transcriptional regulator produces the protein MSNQLQNLSRRERQIMDVIFELEACSAQEVLERMPDPPSYSSVRALIARLVEKGVLDKRSEGTRHIYFAKISQGHVQGSALKRLVKTFFKGSAINAVSALLDLNDGELNKRELDELERKIKRLKSQNR, from the coding sequence ATGTCTAATCAACTTCAAAATTTAAGTCGTCGAGAGCGACAAATCATGGATGTTATCTTTGAGCTCGAAGCTTGTTCGGCGCAAGAGGTGTTAGAGCGCATGCCCGATCCTCCGTCGTATTCATCTGTTAGAGCTTTAATCGCGCGCTTAGTTGAGAAGGGAGTATTGGATAAGCGAAGCGAAGGGACTCGGCATATCTATTTTGCAAAAATATCTCAAGGGCATGTTCAGGGCTCTGCACTGAAACGATTGGTTAAAACCTTTTTTAAAGGCTCGGCGATCAATGCGGTTTCAGCACTGCTGGACTTGAATGATGGAGAACTAAATAAACGGGAGCTAGATGAGTTAGAGCGCAAGATTAAGCGATTAAAATCTCAAAATAGGTAA